One stretch of Amycolatopsis sp. NBC_00345 DNA includes these proteins:
- a CDS encoding flavin reductase family protein, whose product MTGTGPAMAAVDGTPDAGSMRRAMGQFATGVTVLTTVTGEGRPAGCTVSAFSSLSLDPPLVLACIDRGRAMHEHLTTAPGYVVNVLRTDQRELAVRFAGRGADRFAGLRTRPGRHGIPLIDGAIAQIQCDPHAVLDGGDHAIVVGRVRALATHAGDPLLYAQGAFLDLPAAHWESALADAQHEWLLNAPW is encoded by the coding sequence ATGACCGGCACCGGTCCGGCCATGGCGGCGGTGGACGGGACTCCGGACGCGGGGTCGATGCGCCGTGCCATGGGCCAGTTCGCCACCGGGGTCACGGTGCTCACCACCGTGACCGGCGAGGGGCGGCCCGCCGGCTGCACCGTCAGCGCGTTCTCCTCGCTGTCGCTGGACCCGCCGCTGGTCCTGGCCTGCATCGACCGGGGGCGCGCGATGCACGAGCACCTCACCACCGCCCCCGGCTACGTCGTCAACGTGTTGCGCACGGATCAGCGCGAGCTCGCCGTGCGCTTCGCCGGGCGCGGTGCGGACCGGTTCGCCGGTCTGCGCACCAGGCCCGGCCGCCACGGCATCCCGCTGATCGACGGCGCCATCGCGCAGATCCAGTGCGATCCGCACGCCGTCCTGGACGGGGGCGACCACGCGATCGTCGTCGGCCGGGTCCGGGCGCTGGCCACGCACGCGGGGGATCCGCTGCTCTACGCGCAGGGGGCGTTTCTCGACCTGCCCGCCGCGCACTGGGAGTCCGCCCTCGCCGACGCCCAGCACGAATGGCTCCTGAACGCACCCTGGTAG
- a CDS encoding alpha/beta fold hydrolase, whose product MTETTARATAARTEDPPVWVALGALEHRVHYVDVGPWRTRVFEAGEGETLVLMPGTGGHLEAYAHNIAAFAEHFRVLAYDYPGHGYTTHATADLELGTYVEHLAGLLDAFGVAKAHLNGESLGGWVAVKFAAAHPERVGKMVLNTPGGTMARPEVMDKIRGLSQAAADDPSEERIRARLEWLMADPAVVTDELVAIRRAIYSRPGFAGSMRHILCLQDPEVRRRNMITDADLSAVPGPALVIWTSDDPSGPAGAGLDMAAKITGGRFELITEAGHWPQWEQRETYNRSVVNFLNEE is encoded by the coding sequence ATGACCGAAACGACAGCGCGGGCCACGGCCGCCCGGACCGAGGACCCGCCGGTGTGGGTGGCGCTGGGCGCGCTCGAACACCGCGTGCACTACGTCGACGTCGGCCCGTGGCGCACCCGCGTGTTCGAGGCCGGCGAGGGCGAGACACTGGTGCTCATGCCCGGCACCGGAGGGCATCTGGAGGCCTACGCCCACAACATCGCGGCTTTCGCCGAGCACTTCCGGGTGCTGGCCTACGACTATCCCGGCCACGGCTACACCACCCACGCCACGGCCGACCTGGAGCTCGGCACCTACGTCGAGCACCTGGCCGGGCTGCTCGACGCGTTCGGCGTGGCCAAGGCGCACCTCAACGGCGAGTCCCTCGGCGGGTGGGTGGCGGTGAAGTTCGCCGCCGCGCATCCCGAGCGGGTCGGGAAGATGGTGCTCAACACCCCGGGCGGCACGATGGCCCGGCCCGAGGTGATGGACAAGATCCGCGGCCTTTCGCAGGCGGCCGCCGACGACCCGTCGGAGGAACGGATCCGGGCCCGGCTCGAATGGCTCATGGCCGACCCCGCCGTGGTCACCGACGAGCTCGTCGCCATCCGCCGGGCCATCTACTCCCGGCCCGGATTCGCCGGGTCGATGCGCCACATCCTCTGCCTGCAGGACCCGGAAGTGCGCCGGCGCAACATGATCACCGACGCCGACCTGTCCGCCGTGCCCGGGCCCGCGCTCGTCATCTGGACCAGCGACGACCCGTCGGGCCCGGCGGGCGCCGGGCTGGACATGGCCGCGAAGATCACCGGCGGCCGGTTCGAGCTGATCACCGAGGCCGGGCACTGGCCCCAGTGGGAGCAACGGGAAACCTACAACCGCAGCGTCGTCAACTTCCTCAACGAAGAGTAA
- a CDS encoding FAD-dependent monooxygenase, whose protein sequence is MAASESAHDVVIVGAGPAGTMLAIELGRRGVDVRLVERREGRLRHPRASGIHARTMEYFRQLGLAGEIRRAGGLPVEDWSAFGYLTRLKDPDIGAIDMMAAKERIASLDALSPEFLVWCAQDTLEGVLRKHALTFPSISVTYGLRAVGVVQDATGATVTAAGENGTEHRVRGRYVVGADGGRSTVRTAVGVSAPESPVMSHQVNVCFEADLRPFLRGRRYILYFIINPETQGAFVTYDGDRRWVYSWDYDPGRQSPDDFTPEYCADVIRTAIGSSDVDIRVEGTFFWKVQSALADSFHEGRVLLVGDAAHRFPPTGGFGMNSSLQDAQNLGWKLHEVLRGGAGAELLGTYDSERRTTARRNIATTLETARKAAEVGWFANDPARLAEIEGPGGAAVRQRIAEGIPGQEPQFWSYGQQFGVTYDSAAVIPDGSPPVGSTVVDYRPTARPGAHAPHVWLESSAGERLSTIDLLHSRFVVLAPPSGQAWVDAARSLAEARGTAISAFTIGAGGDFRDPDGNWAKCYGLGPTGAVIVRPDGYVAFRAADLSAEQSPAEVLGAAFGRLLGTAEPGPGGGEAGR, encoded by the coding sequence ATGGCTGCCAGCGAGTCAGCTCACGACGTGGTGATCGTCGGCGCCGGTCCGGCCGGCACAATGCTGGCGATCGAGCTGGGCCGCCGGGGGGTGGACGTCCGCCTCGTCGAACGGCGCGAAGGCCGGCTGCGGCATCCGCGGGCGAGCGGGATCCACGCCCGGACGATGGAGTACTTCCGCCAGCTCGGCCTCGCCGGGGAGATACGTCGTGCCGGTGGCCTCCCGGTCGAGGACTGGAGCGCCTTCGGTTACTTGACACGGCTGAAGGATCCGGACATCGGGGCGATCGACATGATGGCCGCGAAGGAGCGCATCGCGAGCCTGGACGCGCTGTCGCCGGAATTCCTGGTCTGGTGCGCACAAGACACGTTGGAAGGGGTGCTGCGCAAGCACGCCCTGACCTTCCCGAGTATCTCGGTCACCTACGGGTTGCGGGCGGTCGGCGTCGTCCAGGACGCGACCGGCGCCACCGTGACGGCGGCCGGCGAGAACGGGACCGAGCACCGGGTCAGGGGCCGCTATGTCGTCGGCGCGGACGGCGGACGCAGCACCGTCCGCACCGCGGTCGGCGTCTCCGCCCCCGAGAGCCCGGTGATGAGCCACCAGGTCAATGTGTGCTTCGAAGCCGACCTGCGCCCCTTCCTGCGCGGCCGCCGGTACATCCTGTACTTCATCATCAACCCGGAGACCCAGGGCGCCTTCGTCACCTACGACGGCGACCGCCGCTGGGTCTACAGCTGGGACTACGACCCCGGGCGGCAGAGCCCGGACGACTTCACCCCCGAATACTGCGCCGACGTGATCCGCACCGCGATCGGTTCGTCCGATGTGGACATCCGCGTCGAGGGCACGTTCTTCTGGAAGGTCCAATCGGCGCTGGCGGACAGTTTCCACGAGGGCCGCGTCCTGCTGGTGGGCGATGCCGCCCACCGGTTCCCGCCGACCGGCGGGTTCGGCATGAACAGCAGCCTGCAGGACGCGCAGAACCTCGGCTGGAAGCTCCACGAGGTCCTGCGCGGCGGCGCGGGCGCGGAACTGCTCGGCACCTACGACTCCGAACGCCGGACCACGGCCCGGCGAAACATCGCCACCACACTCGAAACCGCCAGGAAGGCGGCCGAAGTGGGCTGGTTCGCCAACGACCCGGCGCGGCTCGCCGAGATCGAAGGCCCCGGCGGCGCCGCGGTCCGGCAGCGGATAGCCGAGGGGATTCCCGGCCAAGAGCCCCAGTTCTGGTCCTACGGCCAGCAGTTCGGCGTGACCTACGACTCCGCCGCGGTCATCCCGGACGGCTCACCACCGGTCGGCTCGACCGTGGTCGACTACCGTCCGACCGCTCGCCCGGGCGCGCACGCCCCGCACGTGTGGCTCGAGTCCTCCGCGGGAGAGCGACTGTCCACAATCGACCTCCTGCACAGCCGTTTCGTCGTCCTCGCGCCCCCGTCCGGCCAGGCGTGGGTCGACGCCGCCCGGAGCCTCGCCGAAGCCCGCGGCACCGCGATCAGCGCCTTCACCATCGGCGCCGGCGGCGATTTCCGCGATCCGGACGGCAACTGGGCGAAGTGCTACGGCCTCGGCCCGACCGGAGCCGTCATCGTCCGGCCGGACGGGTACGTCGCCTTCCGCGCCGCGGACCTGAGCGCGGAGCAGTCACCGGCCGAGGTGCTGGGCGCCGCGTTCGGCCGCCTGCTCGGAACCGCCGAGCCTGGTCCTGGCGGCGGGGAAGCCGGCCGCTAG
- the hpaB gene encoding 4-hydroxyphenylacetate 3-monooxygenase, oxygenase component yields the protein MAVRSGAQYVERLQKTPREVWLRGRRVEDVTRHPAFRAPIQQIAHLYDMQHDPRYADVLTRPGPHGPVGTAFVAPKSYADLVGRREAFRLWSEATLGLMGRSPDFLNTTVMAFAEEPGVFAEFGPRFAGNVQRYFEYVRDNDLFLTHALITPQTDRSKSSAEQADQFLHMGVVEETADGLVVRGARMLATLAPMADELIIYSLPGLRPGDERHAAVFAVPIETPGLRLISREPFDDGTRNRFDHPLSSHFEEADSLVVFDDVLVPWDRVFLHGDVALANKLYAETNLRQHTAHQTGVRGLVKMQFITGVAMKLAQSVKIDGFLHVQQKLGELVAATETCRALVRAAEIDHETSSSGNSLRCGFGPLQTLRMHLSSSYPKAAEVLQTLGAGGLLMMPSAEDFGSEIGADITRYFQGAEGLDATERVRLYKLAWDLCGDGFGQRAVQYERYYAGDPVRLYAMNYLAYDKTDAFRMVDRALDLAGDPRQAVAEARDRTATARP from the coding sequence ATGGCTGTCCGGTCCGGCGCCCAGTACGTGGAGCGGTTGCAGAAGACACCGCGGGAGGTGTGGCTGCGCGGTCGGCGGGTGGAGGACGTGACGCGGCATCCGGCGTTTCGGGCGCCGATCCAGCAGATCGCCCACCTGTACGACATGCAGCACGATCCGCGGTATGCGGACGTGCTGACGCGGCCGGGGCCCCACGGGCCGGTCGGCACCGCGTTCGTCGCCCCGAAGTCCTATGCGGACCTGGTCGGCCGGCGCGAGGCGTTCCGGCTGTGGTCGGAGGCCACGCTGGGCTTGATGGGGCGATCGCCCGACTTCCTCAACACCACCGTGATGGCCTTCGCCGAGGAGCCGGGCGTGTTCGCGGAGTTCGGGCCGCGCTTCGCCGGCAACGTTCAGCGCTATTTCGAGTACGTGCGCGACAACGACCTGTTCCTCACCCACGCGTTGATCACGCCGCAGACCGACCGGTCGAAGAGCTCGGCCGAGCAGGCGGACCAGTTCCTGCACATGGGCGTGGTCGAGGAGACCGCCGACGGGCTGGTGGTACGCGGGGCCCGGATGCTGGCCACGCTCGCCCCGATGGCCGACGAGCTGATCATCTACAGCCTGCCGGGGCTGCGGCCGGGAGACGAGCGGCACGCGGCGGTGTTCGCCGTCCCGATCGAGACGCCGGGATTGCGGCTGATCTCTCGCGAGCCCTTCGACGACGGCACCCGCAACCGGTTCGACCACCCGCTGTCGTCGCATTTCGAAGAGGCCGACTCGCTGGTCGTGTTCGACGACGTGCTCGTGCCGTGGGACCGGGTGTTCCTGCACGGCGATGTCGCGCTGGCCAACAAGCTCTACGCCGAGACCAACCTGCGTCAGCACACCGCCCACCAGACCGGGGTGCGCGGGCTCGTGAAGATGCAGTTCATCACCGGCGTGGCCATGAAGCTCGCCCAGTCGGTGAAGATCGACGGATTCCTGCACGTGCAGCAAAAGCTCGGTGAGCTCGTCGCGGCCACCGAGACCTGCCGCGCGCTGGTGCGGGCCGCGGAGATCGACCACGAAACCTCGTCGTCGGGAAACTCGCTTCGCTGTGGGTTCGGGCCGCTGCAGACCTTGCGGATGCACCTGTCGAGCTCGTACCCCAAGGCGGCCGAGGTCCTGCAGACCCTCGGCGCCGGCGGCCTGCTGATGATGCCGTCCGCCGAGGATTTCGGGAGCGAGATCGGCGCGGACATCACCCGCTACTTCCAGGGCGCGGAAGGCCTCGACGCCACCGAACGGGTCCGGCTGTACAAGCTGGCCTGGGATCTCTGCGGCGACGGGTTCGGCCAGCGCGCGGTGCAGTACGAGCGCTACTACGCGGGCGACCCGGTCCGGCTCTACGCGATGAACTACCTCGCCTACGACAAGACCGACGCCTTCCGCATGGTCGATCGGGCACTGGACCTGGCCGGCGACCCGCGGCAAGCGGTCGCCGAGGCCCGTGACCGGACCGCCACGGCCCGGCCATGA
- a CDS encoding LacI family DNA-binding transcriptional regulator, whose amino-acid sequence MAEEAGVAMSTVSRALATPERVNPETRRRIAEIARRLGYAARSGGSQAYRGSVAVIVADVTNPFYFGLIRGAQRQLRAAGLTQLLMDTEEDAEIERAALAKAATLSDGIVISASRLQDRELTAFAAEHPLVTINRAPRRVPHVLLDTPGGVSQAVEHLVSLGHYRLFYVSGPTSSWTNVRRWRAMKATAARLGATAECSTPFAPTMASGAAAADAALNNKASACIAFNDLIAIGMTTRFRERGVRVPAEISVVGCDDILGADFCDPPLTTVNAPIEHAGRLAVSLLQDVLGRGGRSERVGTVLPTHLVIRASTGPRGGA is encoded by the coding sequence GTGGCCGAGGAGGCGGGGGTCGCGATGTCGACCGTCTCCCGGGCGCTGGCGACCCCGGAGCGGGTCAACCCGGAGACCCGGCGGCGGATCGCGGAGATCGCCCGCCGCCTCGGTTATGCGGCCCGGTCGGGCGGAAGCCAGGCCTATCGCGGTTCGGTGGCGGTGATCGTCGCCGACGTGACGAACCCGTTCTACTTCGGCCTCATCCGCGGCGCCCAGCGGCAGCTGCGGGCCGCCGGGCTCACCCAGCTGCTGATGGACACCGAGGAGGACGCCGAGATCGAGCGGGCCGCGCTGGCCAAGGCCGCCACCCTGAGTGACGGGATCGTGATCTCCGCTTCGCGCCTGCAGGACCGGGAGCTGACCGCGTTCGCCGCGGAGCACCCGCTCGTGACGATCAACCGGGCGCCCCGGCGCGTGCCGCACGTCCTGCTCGACACGCCGGGCGGCGTCTCGCAGGCGGTCGAGCACCTGGTGTCGCTGGGCCACTACCGCCTGTTCTACGTCTCCGGGCCGACCTCCTCGTGGACCAACGTCCGGCGCTGGCGGGCGATGAAGGCCACCGCCGCCCGGCTCGGGGCGACGGCCGAGTGCTCGACGCCGTTCGCGCCCACCATGGCCTCGGGCGCGGCCGCCGCGGACGCCGCGCTCAACAACAAGGCGTCGGCCTGCATCGCGTTCAACGACCTCATCGCCATCGGGATGACCACCCGCTTCCGCGAACGCGGCGTCCGCGTCCCGGCCGAGATCAGCGTGGTCGGCTGCGACGACATCCTGGGCGCCGACTTCTGCGACCCCCCGCTCACCACGGTGAACGCACCCATCGAGCACGCCGGCCGCCTCGCGGTGTCGCTGCTGCAGGACGTACTCGGCCGCGGCGGCAGAAGCGAGCGGGTTGGTACGGTGCTGCCTACTCATCTGGTGATCCGGGCCTCTACTGGGCCTCGCGGTGGTGCCTGA
- a CDS encoding cupin domain-containing protein has product MPENIPLSGRPIAVAPSVQRFRRLVTGLDDEGRPTVVSDETCAHVQVIADTPTFAMTDFWRHDKVPVENAGAVDDGLGGPVEISPPPSGSVFRIVEFPPDRVWDDGTGVRSRMVHSTASLDYALVLRGAIWSVLDADERELTAGDVLIQRGTRHLWSNRSDEPCLVAFVLIGGTAV; this is encoded by the coding sequence ATGCCCGAGAACATCCCGCTGTCCGGGCGGCCGATCGCGGTCGCGCCCTCGGTGCAGCGTTTCCGCCGTCTCGTCACCGGTCTCGACGACGAGGGCCGCCCGACCGTCGTATCGGACGAGACCTGTGCGCACGTGCAAGTCATCGCCGACACCCCGACGTTCGCGATGACCGACTTCTGGCGCCACGACAAGGTTCCCGTCGAAAACGCCGGGGCCGTCGACGACGGTCTCGGCGGGCCCGTCGAGATCTCGCCGCCGCCGTCGGGATCGGTGTTCCGGATCGTGGAGTTCCCGCCGGACCGGGTGTGGGACGACGGCACGGGCGTGCGCTCCCGCATGGTCCACAGCACCGCGTCCCTCGACTACGCGCTCGTGCTGCGCGGGGCGATCTGGTCGGTGCTGGACGCCGACGAGCGGGAGCTGACCGCGGGGGACGTGCTGATCCAGCGTGGCACCCGCCATCTGTGGTCCAACCGTTCCGACGAGCCGTGTCTCGTCGCGTTCGTCCTGATCGGCGGCACGGCCGTCTGA
- a CDS encoding FAD-dependent oxidoreductase, with the protein MGNPEVRAPEPAAGVHWDIDVDIVVAGGALAGFTTALHAHELGASVVVLEKAERVGGTARKAVAGMWVPNNRFMQEAGTTDRKEDALAYLARMARPLLFDPGDQYLGLARWEFELFDALYDNADTAFRALEALGAELEQDAEFPDYHMHLPEITAPRGRELFPHNPDGTRGDGESFIAALAGLVAQRQIPVHVDHRVAGVIVDETGRVVGVRVETPDGEIAARGRKAVVFCSGGFTHNEEMRRYYLGGRVVGGCAALSNEGDFHRIAQRLGIPLVHMDAAYLAPLVLEKMLHRDPTMMGVFAVPGDSLLIVNSAGRRAVNEKAPYQDRTIQMLSWNPHDAEHPNFLMFPVWDQRAADRFPGGFLGAFIPDSTSDASHVVSGETLEELAAALDERLVKLGAGARNTRLSADFAASLRGTVERFNGFARSGVDEDFRRGETPIEITFHGPVADDNHSPNGLMFPLSDQGPYYATILAPGTLDTKGGPRVNTAGQVLGADEQPVPGLYAVGNASAAPTGQGYISGGMTFGPIITFGYLAAHAAVQDSLSG; encoded by the coding sequence ATGGGCAATCCCGAGGTCCGGGCGCCTGAGCCGGCAGCCGGTGTGCACTGGGACATCGACGTGGACATCGTCGTGGCCGGTGGTGCGCTCGCCGGGTTCACCACGGCGTTGCACGCGCATGAACTGGGCGCGAGCGTTGTCGTGCTGGAGAAGGCGGAACGGGTGGGCGGCACGGCCCGCAAGGCCGTCGCCGGGATGTGGGTGCCGAACAACCGGTTCATGCAGGAGGCCGGGACCACCGACCGCAAAGAGGACGCGCTGGCGTACCTCGCCCGGATGGCGCGGCCGTTGCTGTTCGACCCCGGCGATCAGTACCTCGGCCTGGCCCGCTGGGAGTTCGAACTCTTCGACGCGCTCTACGACAACGCCGACACCGCGTTCCGCGCGCTGGAGGCGCTGGGCGCCGAGCTGGAGCAGGACGCCGAATTCCCCGACTACCACATGCACCTGCCCGAGATCACCGCGCCGCGGGGCCGGGAGTTGTTCCCGCACAACCCGGACGGCACGCGCGGCGACGGCGAATCGTTCATCGCCGCGCTGGCGGGACTCGTGGCCCAGCGGCAGATCCCGGTGCACGTCGACCACCGCGTCGCCGGCGTGATCGTCGACGAGACCGGCCGGGTCGTCGGGGTGCGCGTGGAGACCCCGGACGGGGAGATCGCCGCGCGGGGCCGCAAGGCGGTCGTCTTCTGCTCGGGCGGCTTCACCCACAACGAGGAGATGCGCCGCTACTACCTGGGCGGCCGGGTCGTCGGCGGCTGCGCGGCGTTGAGCAACGAGGGTGACTTCCACCGGATCGCGCAGCGCCTGGGGATCCCGCTCGTGCACATGGACGCCGCGTACCTGGCGCCGCTCGTCCTCGAGAAGATGCTCCACCGCGACCCGACCATGATGGGCGTGTTCGCCGTCCCCGGCGACAGCCTGCTCATCGTCAACTCGGCCGGGCGGCGCGCGGTGAACGAGAAGGCGCCGTACCAGGACCGCACGATCCAGATGCTGTCGTGGAATCCGCATGACGCGGAGCATCCGAACTTCCTCATGTTCCCGGTGTGGGACCAGCGTGCGGCGGACCGCTTTCCCGGCGGGTTCCTCGGCGCGTTCATCCCGGACTCCACCTCGGACGCGTCGCACGTCGTGTCGGGGGAAACGCTCGAAGAGCTCGCGGCGGCGCTCGACGAACGGCTGGTCAAGCTCGGCGCCGGAGCCCGCAACACGCGCCTTTCGGCGGACTTCGCCGCGTCGCTGCGCGGCACGGTCGAGCGGTTCAACGGGTTCGCGCGCAGCGGCGTCGACGAGGACTTCCGGCGCGGCGAGACGCCGATCGAGATCACCTTCCACGGGCCGGTGGCCGACGACAACCACAGCCCGAACGGGCTCATGTTCCCGTTGTCGGACCAGGGTCCCTACTACGCGACGATCCTCGCGCCCGGCACCCTCGACACCAAGGGCGGGCCGCGCGTGAACACCGCGGGCCAGGTACTCGGCGCCGACGAGCAGCCGGTGCCGGGGCTGTACGCGGTGGGCAACGCCAGCGCGGCGCCCACCGGCCAGGGTTATATCTCCGGGGGCATGACCTTCGGCCCGATCATCACCTTCGGCTACCTGGCCGCGCACGCCGCCGTCCAGGATTCGCTGAGCGGCTGA
- a CDS encoding HNH endonuclease signature motif containing protein, with amino-acid sequence MSRYGDSSLNDAVDVLSRIHERAVRVAQLEAEQAADVALFAAAGGSVRSVAAELALELSVTERRAGADVALAQALTTRLPETFAAFRRGEIDAFKARMVFEPTIALSDEMARQVDAIVATRLAGKNPSSLRAAVNRVVQKVDAEGYERRSRARRRDRNVCLIHQDETMSTLLCDLPVEQASAIYTSLDHQARKLRRGDETRTLDQLRADVLVDRLLNRAPGDSGIKPVVYLYVDLLTLAGLNEEPAELSGCGTVPAWLTRELAADSNSVWRRIITEPDTGQVRSVGRTRYRPPVALADLVQVRDRVCQHPGCHRPSQYSDIDHTRDFARGGHTAEDNLGPRCRRHHRLKDEPGWSITSTPGGEGTITTPTGRVYATTPPPLHENRVKDTTDGVGREAAA; translated from the coding sequence GTGAGCCGTTACGGGGATTCTTCCTTAAATGACGCCGTCGATGTTTTGTCTCGGATTCATGAACGGGCCGTCCGGGTAGCACAGCTGGAGGCTGAGCAGGCTGCCGATGTCGCATTGTTCGCGGCAGCGGGCGGTTCTGTCCGGTCGGTGGCGGCGGAGCTGGCGTTGGAGTTGTCGGTGACAGAACGGCGTGCTGGGGCCGACGTCGCGTTGGCGCAGGCGCTGACGACCCGGTTGCCGGAGACGTTCGCGGCATTCCGGCGTGGGGAGATCGATGCTTTCAAGGCGCGGATGGTATTCGAGCCGACGATAGCTCTTTCTGATGAGATGGCTCGCCAGGTCGATGCGATTGTGGCGACGCGGTTGGCGGGGAAGAATCCGTCGTCGTTGCGGGCCGCCGTGAATCGGGTAGTGCAGAAAGTGGACGCCGAAGGATATGAGCGAAGATCCCGCGCGCGACGGCGCGACCGCAACGTCTGCCTGATTCACCAGGACGAGACAATGTCCACCTTGCTGTGTGATCTGCCCGTGGAACAAGCCTCGGCGATCTACACCTCCCTCGACCACCAAGCACGGAAGCTCCGTCGCGGAGACGAGACCCGGACACTGGATCAACTGCGTGCGGATGTCCTGGTTGATCGGCTGCTGAACCGGGCGCCCGGTGACAGCGGCATCAAGCCCGTTGTCTACCTGTATGTGGACCTTCTGACGCTGGCCGGGTTGAACGAGGAGCCCGCCGAGTTGTCGGGTTGTGGCACTGTCCCGGCGTGGCTGACGCGGGAGCTTGCGGCGGACTCGAATTCGGTGTGGCGGCGGATCATCACCGAACCCGACACCGGGCAGGTCCGCAGTGTCGGCCGCACCCGCTACCGACCACCCGTCGCCCTCGCCGACCTCGTCCAGGTGCGGGACCGGGTGTGCCAGCACCCGGGATGTCATCGCCCGTCACAGTACAGCGACATCGACCACACCCGCGACTTCGCGAGAGGCGGCCACACCGCCGAAGACAACCTCGGCCCACGCTGCCGACGACACCACCGCCTCAAAGACGAACCAGGCTGGTCCATCACCTCAACGCCCGGTGGCGAGGGCACGATCACCACACCGACAGGACGGGTATACGCGACAACACCACCACCACTGCACGAAAACCGAGTCAAAGACACCACAGACGGGGTCGGACGTGAGGCAGCCGCCTGA
- a CDS encoding SDR family NAD(P)-dependent oxidoreductase, which produces MATEHEDRPVAIVAGGSTGIGAAVARRLDQEGYRVVVVSSKSVDEGESVAAELDGSWFLRADLSEPGAAAEVVARVGAEHGRLDTVVYAAGKTARIAHPDIHAVTDDVWDGILKLNVLGPWHFVQAAEPLLRKSPNGTIVVVGALAGVDVGGSSIPYAVSKAAVHHMCKLLGGALGPEIRVNAVAPGFIETRWTEDWTAFRGQISDKAPLRRTGLPEEVAELVLGLIRATYVTGQTVVVDGGLSLLP; this is translated from the coding sequence ATGGCAACGGAACACGAGGACCGGCCGGTCGCCATCGTGGCCGGTGGTTCCACCGGGATCGGGGCGGCGGTCGCCCGGCGGCTGGACCAGGAGGGCTACCGGGTCGTCGTCGTCAGCTCGAAGAGCGTCGACGAGGGCGAGTCGGTAGCCGCGGAGCTCGACGGCAGCTGGTTCCTGCGGGCCGATCTGAGCGAGCCGGGGGCGGCCGCCGAGGTGGTGGCCCGGGTCGGCGCCGAGCACGGCCGCCTGGACACGGTGGTCTACGCGGCGGGGAAGACCGCGCGGATCGCGCACCCCGACATCCACGCCGTCACCGACGACGTCTGGGACGGCATCCTCAAGCTCAACGTGCTCGGGCCGTGGCATTTCGTGCAGGCCGCCGAACCGCTGCTGCGCAAGAGCCCGAACGGCACGATCGTGGTGGTCGGCGCCCTCGCCGGCGTCGACGTCGGCGGCAGCAGCATCCCTTACGCCGTCAGCAAAGCCGCGGTGCACCACATGTGCAAGCTCCTCGGCGGCGCGCTGGGCCCGGAGATCCGGGTCAACGCGGTGGCCCCGGGCTTCATCGAGACCCGCTGGACCGAGGACTGGACCGCGTTCCGCGGCCAGATCTCCGACAAGGCCCCGTTGCGGCGCACCGGGCTGCCCGAAGAGGTGGCCGAGCTCGTGCTCGGCCTGATCCGCGCGACCTACGTGACCGGGCAGACCGTCGTCGTCGACGGCGGCCTGTCCCTGCTGCCCTAG